TCCATTGTCGGTGACATTCTATTAATGTTACCTTCTGACCGTTTTATTCAAGGACTAATCTCATTCTTTATCGCTCATGTCGTATATGTAGTCGCTTTTCCAGGCATTCATGAGATAAGTGGGTATACGATTACGGTAGCCATCCTACTTATACTGTTCACAATACTGTTTGCTCTAGTCATCATCCCTGCTGTAAGAAGAGAAGGGGGGATGTTGCTTATTATTGCTGTTCTAGCTTATATGGGTGTTATAACCTTAATGGTATATAAAGCAGTGATAAGTGGTGAGATGGTACTTATGCTGGGAGCAATCTCTTTTTATATTTCAGATGCTATACTAGCTTGGAATCGTTTTATAAAAACGTATCCGCTGGGTGAATACATGCTGATGTTTACATATTTTTTAGCACAAACATTCATTGCCTATAGTGTAATTGTATAGATTATTTTTAACTACCTCTACTATAACCTCACTATTCATTTAATTAGTGAGATTCTCCTATGTTGAATTCTATATTAATAACTTTCTATTATGGAACAGAATTTCTACTTAAAAGGGAAAAGAATTATTTCTTGCATAAATCCACCTTTATTCGCAGTGTTTCAAACTGTAGGGATTGATTTAAATGCTCTGCTTGTTTTAACTGGTTTACTTTTTCCTACAATTCTTAATTTAAAATCAAGGTTTTCAATTCTGTACTCCATCTCGGTATCCCCTTTAATAGAAGTTTGAAAGGAGATTCTCAGAAAAGCTTTTAACTGTACTCCTCTATTACGAGCGTTGGAGGGGGTTATTTCTTCATCCAGAATATTTTCAATGTAGTCCAATACATTTTCATTCTTTCTAACCAATCCATATTTGACATAGGCAAATGTGGTTTTGTTAAACTTAGGAAATACGTCCAATCACAAATGAAATTCCATTCATAAGATATCTCATTAAAATGAAAAGCATCGAAATCGTGGATTAACGAATTTTATACAAATGTATTGAAATGTGCAAATCGATGAATCAGGAGCTCTAGTATCAAACAATATGTTTTCCCTACCAGACTTCTGATTAAAATCTAAGAACTTTTAACTTATAGAGGAGTGAATTGCATGGAAATTCATTTATATGCCTTATGCTGGAACGAAGAAAAAATGCTTCCATATTTTTTCAAGCATTATGACAATATAGTTGATCAGTATTATATTTATGACAACTATTCAACAGACAATTCAATTTCAATTCTACGGTCGCATCCCAAAGTGATTATGAACAGATTTAAAATACAAGGTGATTCGATGATATTATCAACACAACATATGCACAATCAATTCTGGAAACAAAGCAAAGTCGACTGGATTATCACCTGTAACATGGATGAACATTTATATCATCCTAATCTTAGAGGATATCTACAAGACTGTACTTACAGTGGGATCACAATCATTGAATCCGAAGGTTATGACATGGTTTCGGATTCATTCCCGAATAGTGACCAACCTTTGTATGAAAGTATAAAGGTTGGTGTTAGAACTCCATTTTATGATATGACTAATATTTTTAATCCGACT
The window above is part of the Chengkuizengella sediminis genome. Proteins encoded here:
- a CDS encoding lysoplasmalogenase yields the protein MYIPLTFFITVSAAFYFYALFNNLTIWKYILKPGTTLLILMLVVVNLNQAGIYGWLICLALIFSIVGDILLMLPSDRFIQGLISFFIAHVVYVVAFPGIHEISGYTITVAILLILFTILFALVIIPAVRREGGMLLIIAVLAYMGVITLMVYKAVISGEMVLMLGAISFYISDAILAWNRFIKTYPLGEYMLMFTYFLAQTFIAYSVIV
- a CDS encoding glycosyltransferase family 2 protein codes for the protein MEIHLYALCWNEEKMLPYFFKHYDNIVDQYYIYDNYSTDNSISILRSHPKVIMNRFKIQGDSMILSTQHMHNQFWKQSKVDWIITCNMDEHLYHPNLRGYLQDCTYSGITIIESEGYDMVSDSFPNSDQPLYESIKVGVRTPFYDMTNIFNPTEIKDINFSVGRHEANPVGNVKKTIKNEVKLLHYKFLGFDYFNSRLSELKSGLRKTDIAKQWGDHYLWDERKKLQVFESVKKRAVKVL